In the genome of Streptococcus mitis, one region contains:
- a CDS encoding ABC-ATPase UvrA, protein MQDKIVIHGARAHNLKNIDVEIPRDKLVVVTGLSGSGKSSLAFDTLYAEGQRRYVESLSAYARQFLGNMEKPDVDAIDGLSPAISIDQKTTSKNPRSTVGTTTEINDYLRLLYARVGTPYCINGHGAIKASSVEQIVDGVLELPERQRLQILAPVIRKKKGQHKSVIEKVQKDGYVRVRVDGEVYDVTEVPELSKSKQHNIDVVVDRIVIKEGIRSRLFDSIEAALRIAEGYVIIDTMDDSELLFSEHYACPVCGFTVPELEPRLFSFNAPFGSCSECDGLGIKLEVDTDLVVPDASKTLREGALAPWNPISSNYYPNMLEQAMTAFGVDMDKPFEDLLEEDKNLILYGSDGKEFHFHYENEFGGVRDIDIPFEGVVNNIKRRYHETNSDYTRTQMRLYMNELTCGTCHGYRLNDQALSVRVGGEQGPHIGEISDLSIADHLELVSQLTLSENEAIIARPILKEIKDRLTFLNNVGLNYLTLSRSAGTLSGGESQRIRLATQIGSNLSGVLYILDEPSIGLHQRDNDRLIASLKKMRDLGNTLIVVEHDEDTMREADYLIDVGPGAGVFGGEIVAAGTPKQVARNSKSITGQYLSGKRAIPVPDERRVGNGRFIEVTGACENNLQNITARFPLGKFIAVTGVSGSGKSTLINSILKKAIAQKLNRNSDKPGKFKTITGIEHVDRLIDIDQSPIGRTPRSNPATYTGVFDDIRDLFAQTNEAKIRGYKKGRFSFNVKGGRCEACSGDGIIKIEMHFLPDVYVACEVCHGTRYNSETLEVHYKEKNISQVLDMTVNDAVEFFQHIPKIQRKLQTIKDVGLGYVTLGQPATTLSGGEAQRMKLASELHKRSTGKSFYILDEPTTGLHTEDIARLLKVLARFVDDGNTVLVIEHNLDVIKTADHIIDLGPEGGVGGGTIIATGTPEEVAANEASYTGHYLKGKLHHE, encoded by the coding sequence ATGCAAGATAAAATTGTCATTCATGGGGCGCGTGCCCATAATTTAAAAAATATTGATGTGGAGATTCCACGAGACAAGCTAGTTGTTGTGACAGGTTTGTCAGGTTCAGGGAAATCCAGTCTGGCCTTTGATACCCTCTATGCGGAGGGACAACGTCGCTATGTGGAGAGTTTGTCAGCCTACGCTCGTCAATTCTTGGGAAATATGGAGAAGCCTGATGTAGATGCCATTGATGGTCTCAGCCCAGCTATTTCCATCGACCAGAAAACGACTAGTAAAAATCCTCGCTCGACGGTGGGAACAACGACTGAAATCAATGACTATCTGCGTCTCCTCTATGCGCGTGTGGGGACGCCTTACTGTATCAACGGGCATGGAGCTATCAAGGCTTCTTCTGTAGAGCAAATCGTTGATGGGGTTTTGGAGTTACCTGAACGCCAGCGCTTGCAGATCTTGGCCCCTGTCATCCGCAAGAAAAAAGGCCAACATAAGAGTGTTATTGAAAAGGTTCAGAAAGATGGATATGTCCGCGTCCGAGTGGATGGGGAAGTCTATGATGTGACCGAAGTGCCAGAGTTATCCAAGAGCAAGCAACACAATATCGATGTCGTGGTTGACCGTATTGTTATCAAGGAGGGCATCCGTAGTCGTCTCTTTGATTCCATTGAGGCTGCCCTTCGTATTGCAGAAGGTTATGTCATTATCGACACCATGGACGACTCTGAGTTGCTCTTCTCTGAGCATTATGCCTGTCCAGTTTGTGGTTTTACCGTACCAGAGTTAGAGCCTCGTCTCTTCTCCTTCAATGCTCCTTTTGGTTCTTGTAGTGAGTGTGATGGTTTGGGTATTAAGCTAGAGGTGGATACTGATTTGGTAGTGCCAGATGCTAGCAAAACGCTACGTGAGGGAGCCTTGGCACCTTGGAATCCTATCTCATCCAACTACTATCCAAACATGCTAGAGCAGGCTATGACAGCTTTTGGAGTGGATATGGATAAGCCTTTTGAGGACTTGTTAGAAGAGGATAAGAACTTGATTCTCTACGGCTCAGATGGCAAGGAATTCCATTTCCACTATGAGAATGAATTTGGTGGTGTGCGCGATATAGACATTCCGTTTGAAGGAGTTGTCAATAATATCAAACGTCGCTATCACGAGACAAACAGCGATTACACCCGCACCCAGATGCGTCTCTACATGAATGAGCTGACCTGCGGAACTTGTCATGGTTATCGCCTCAATGACCAGGCCTTGTCTGTCCGTGTAGGTGGTGAGCAAGGACCACATATCGGAGAAATTTCAGACCTGTCTATCGCAGACCACTTGGAGTTGGTGAGCCAGTTAACCTTGTCGGAAAATGAAGCCATCATTGCTCGTCCCATTCTCAAGGAAATCAAGGACCGTTTGACCTTCCTTAATAATGTGGGTCTTAACTATCTAACCCTGTCACGCTCAGCAGGAACCCTTTCAGGTGGGGAAAGTCAGCGTATTCGTTTGGCAACCCAGATTGGTTCCAACCTATCTGGTGTCCTCTATATCCTAGATGAGCCGTCAATTGGTCTTCACCAGAGGGACAATGATCGTTTGATCGCCAGTCTCAAAAAGATGCGCGATTTGGGTAATACACTCATCGTGGTGGAACACGATGAAGATACCATGCGCGAAGCGGACTATTTGATTGACGTTGGTCCTGGTGCTGGTGTTTTTGGTGGGGAAATTGTTGCGGCAGGTACGCCTAAACAGGTAGCTCGTAACAGTAAGTCTATCACAGGCCAGTACTTGTCAGGCAAACGTGCCATTCCAGTACCAGACGAGCGCCGTGTAGGAAATGGTCGTTTTATCGAAGTGACAGGAGCGTGTGAAAACAACCTACAAAATATCACTGCTCGCTTCCCTCTCGGAAAATTCATTGCGGTGACAGGGGTGTCGGGCTCAGGCAAGTCGACCTTGATCAATAGTATCCTCAAAAAAGCCATTGCCCAGAAGCTCAACCGCAATTCAGACAAACCTGGTAAGTTTAAAACTATTACAGGGATTGAGCATGTAGACCGCTTGATTGATATTGACCAGAGCCCGATTGGACGAACGCCGAGGTCTAATCCAGCTACCTATACGGGAGTTTTTGACGATATACGTGACCTCTTTGCCCAGACAAATGAAGCTAAGATTCGAGGCTACAAGAAGGGTCGTTTCAGTTTCAACGTCAAGGGTGGTCGCTGTGAAGCCTGTTCAGGTGACGGGATTATCAAGATTGAGATGCACTTCTTGCCAGATGTATACGTGGCTTGTGAAGTCTGCCATGGTACCCGCTACAACAGTGAAACCCTAGAAGTTCACTACAAGGAAAAGAATATCTCGCAGGTCTTGGATATGACGGTTAATGATGCGGTGGAATTCTTCCAACACATTCCGAAAATTCAACGCAAACTTCAGACAATCAAGGATGTGGGACTGGGATATGTAACGCTAGGGCAACCAGCTACCACCCTTTCAGGGGGAGAAGCCCAGCGTATGAAGTTGGCTAGCGAACTTCACAAACGCTCGACGGGAAAATCTTTCTACATTCTGGATGAGCCGACGACAGGTCTTCATACTGAGGACATTGCTCGCTTGCTCAAGGTTTTAGCTCGCTTTGTCGACGATGGCAATACAGTCCTCGTCATTGAGCACAATCTAGACGTTATCAAGACAGCAGACCATATCATCGACTTGGGACCTGAGGGCGGTGTCGGTGGTGGAACCATCATCGCAACGGGAACTCCAGAAGAAGTAGCTGCCAATGAAGCCAGCTACACAGGACATTATTTGAAAGGAAAGTTACATCATGAATAA
- a CDS encoding carboxypeptidase has translation MISTIGIVSLSSGIIGEDFVKHEVDLGVQRLKNLEVNPIFLPHSLKGLDFIKNHPEARAEDLIHAFSDDSIDMILCAIGGDDTYRLLPYLFENDQLQKVIKQKIFLGFSDTTMNHLMLHKLGIKTFYGQSFLADICELDKEMLAYSLHYFKELIETGRISEIRPSDVWYEERTDFSPKALGIPRVSHANTGFELLQGNTQFEGKILGGCLESLYDIFDNSRYADSTELCQKYKLFPDLSDWEGKILLLETSEEKPEPEDFKKMLRALKDTGIFEVISGLLVGKPMDETFYDDYKDALLDIIDSNIPIVYNLNVGHATPRAIVPFGVHAHVDAQEQVIRFDYNKK, from the coding sequence ATGATTTCTACTATTGGTATTGTTAGTTTATCTAGTGGCATTATCGGAGAGGACTTTGTCAAACACGAAGTGGACTTGGGTGTCCAACGTCTCAAGAACCTGGAAGTCAATCCTATCTTTTTGCCCCATTCGTTAAAAGGCTTAGACTTTATCAAGAACCATCCTGAAGCTCGTGCAGAGGATTTGATTCATGCCTTTTCTGATGATAGCATCGACATGATCCTATGTGCCATCGGTGGAGACGATACCTATCGCTTACTACCTTATCTTTTTGAAAATGACCAACTACAAAAGGTTATCAAACAAAAAATATTTCTTGGCTTCTCGGATACAACCATGAATCATCTCATGTTGCATAAACTAGGAATCAAGACTTTTTATGGTCAATCCTTTTTAGCAGACATTTGTGAATTAGACAAGGAAATGTTAGCCTATAGCCTTCACTACTTTAAAGAATTGATTGAGACGGGAAGAATCTCAGAAATCCGCCCTAGTGACGTTTGGTATGAGGAACGAACTGATTTTAGTCCCAAGGCTCTGGGGATACCTCGTGTCAGTCATGCAAATACCGGTTTTGAATTATTGCAAGGAAATACCCAGTTTGAGGGAAAAATCCTCGGTGGTTGCCTCGAATCCCTCTACGATATCTTTGACAACTCTCGATACGCAGACAGCACGGAGCTCTGCCAAAAATACAAACTTTTCCCTGACTTGTCAGACTGGGAAGGAAAAATTCTCTTGCTAGAGACAAGCGAAGAAAAGCCTGAGCCAGAAGACTTCAAAAAGATGTTGCGGGCTTTGAAAGACACTGGGATATTCGAAGTCATCAGCGGACTCTTGGTCGGGAAACCTATGGATGAAACTTTCTATGATGACTATAAAGACGCACTATTGGATATCATTGATAGCAATATCCCGATTGTCTATAATTTGAATGTCGGCCACGCAACTCCAAGAGCAATTGTCCCCTTTGGGGTCCATGCTCATGTAGATGCACAGGAACAAGTCATTCGCTTTGACTATAACAAAAAATAA
- a CDS encoding crossover junction endodeoxyribonuclease RuvA, with the protein MRIMGLDVGSKTVGVAISDPLGFTAQGLEIIQINEEQGQFGFDRVKELVDTYKVERFVVGLPKNMNNTSGPRVEASQAYGAKLEELFGLPVDYQDERLTTVAAERMLIEQADISRNKRKKVIDKLAAQLILQNYLDRKF; encoded by the coding sequence ATGAGAATTATGGGATTGGACGTCGGTTCAAAAACGGTAGGGGTGGCGATTAGTGATCCGCTCGGTTTTACAGCTCAAGGACTTGAAATCATCCAAATCAATGAGGAGCAAGGCCAATTTGGTTTTGACCGCGTTAAGGAGTTGGTTGATACTTACAAGGTGGAACGATTTGTAGTGGGCCTGCCTAAAAACATGAACAATACAAGCGGACCGCGCGTGGAAGCTAGTCAAGCATACGGAGCAAAGCTAGAAGAGCTTTTTGGTTTACCAGTAGACTATCAAGATGAACGCTTGACAACAGTTGCTGCAGAGCGCATGTTGATTGAACAAGCAGATATCAGTCGCAATAAGCGAAAGAAAGTCATTGATAAGTTAGCAGCTCAGCTGATTTTACAAAATTATTTAGATAGAAAATTTTAA
- a CDS encoding magnesium transporter: protein MKQVFLSTTTEFKEIDTLEPGTWINLVNPTQNESLEIANAFDIDIADLRAPLDAEEMSRITIEDEYTLIIVDVPVTEERNNRTYYVTIPLGIIITEETIITTCLEPLPVLDVFINRRLRNFYTFMRSRFIFQILYRNAELYLTALRSIDRKSEQIESQLHQSTRNEELIELMELEKTIVYFKASLKTNERVIKKLTSSTSNIKKYLEDEDLLEDTLIETQQAIEMADIYGNVLHSMTETFASIISNNQNNIMKTLALVTIVMSIPTMVFSAYGMNFKDNEIPLNGEPNAFWLIVFIAFAMSVSLTLYLIHKKWF from the coding sequence ATGAAACAAGTTTTTCTCTCTACAACAACTGAATTTAAAGAGATCGATACACTTGAACCGGGTACTTGGATCAATCTCGTCAATCCAACTCAAAATGAATCACTCGAAATCGCCAACGCCTTCGATATCGATATTGCCGATCTTCGAGCACCGCTCGATGCGGAAGAAATGTCTCGTATTACCATTGAAGACGAGTATACCCTGATTATCGTAGACGTACCGGTCACAGAGGAAAGAAATAACCGCACCTACTACGTAACCATCCCACTTGGTATTATCATCACCGAGGAAACCATTATCACTACGTGTTTGGAACCATTACCAGTCCTTGATGTCTTTATCAACCGTCGTTTGCGTAATTTCTACACTTTCATGCGTTCGCGTTTTATCTTTCAGATTCTTTATCGCAATGCAGAGCTCTACCTAACAGCCCTTCGTTCGATTGACCGTAAGAGTGAACAAATCGAAAGTCAACTGCATCAATCAACTCGTAATGAAGAATTGATTGAGCTCATGGAATTGGAAAAAACTATCGTCTATTTCAAGGCTTCCCTCAAAACAAATGAGCGTGTGATTAAGAAATTGACCAGCTCAACCAGTAATATCAAGAAATACCTTGAGGACGAAGACCTGCTTGAAGACACCCTGATTGAAACCCAACAGGCTATCGAGATGGCAGACATTTATGGAAACGTCTTGCATTCTATGACAGAGACCTTCGCCTCTATCATTTCCAACAACCAGAACAACATCATGAAAACCTTGGCCCTTGTGACCATCGTCATGTCCATCCCAACCATGGTCTTTTCTGCCTACGGGATGAACTTTAAGGATAATGAAATCCCTCTAAACGGTGAGCCAAATGCCTTCTGGTTAATCGTCTTTATCGCCTTTGCTATGAGTGTCTCGCTCACTCTCTATCTCATCCATAAAAAATGGTTCTAA
- a CDS encoding Holliday junction ATP-dependent DNA helicase RuvA: protein MYEYLKGIITKITAKYIVLETNGIGYILHVANPYAYSGQVNQEVQIYVHQVVREDAHLLYGFRSEDEKKLFLSLISVSGIGPVSALAIIAADDNAGLVQAIETKNITYLTKFPKIGKKTAQQMVLDLEGKVVVAGDDLPAKVTVQASAENQELEEAMEAMLALGYKATELKKIKKFFEGTTDTAENYIKSALKMLVK, encoded by the coding sequence ATGTACGAATATTTAAAAGGAATCATTACCAAAATCACTGCTAAATACATTGTTCTTGAAACTAATGGCATCGGTTATATCCTGCATGTGGCCAATCCCTATGCTTATTCAGGTCAGGTTAACCAAGAAGTTCAGATTTATGTGCACCAGGTTGTGCGTGAGGACGCCCATTTGCTTTATGGATTTCGCTCAGAAGACGAAAAGAAGCTTTTTCTCAGTCTGATATCGGTCTCTGGGATTGGTCCTGTATCAGCTCTGGCCATTATCGCTGCCGATGACAATGCTGGCTTGGTTCAAGCCATAGAAACCAAGAACATCACTTATTTGACCAAGTTCCCTAAAATTGGCAAGAAAACAGCCCAGCAGATGGTGCTGGACTTGGAAGGCAAGGTAGTAGTTGCTGGAGATGACCTTCCTGCTAAGGTGACAGTGCAAGCAAGCGCTGAAAACCAAGAACTGGAAGAAGCCATGGAAGCCATGTTGGCACTGGGCTACAAGGCAACTGAGCTCAAGAAAATCAAAAAATTCTTTGAAGGAACGACAGATACAGCTGAGAACTATATCAAGTCGGCCCTTAAAATGTTGGTCAAATAG
- a CDS encoding X-Pro aminopeptidase yields the protein MNKRVQAFLAKMQEKELDGIIINNLKNVYYLTGFWGSNGTVFISRDRQVLVTDSRYIIAAKQETSGFEIVADRDELAIIAGIVKDMGLSRIGFEDEISVSYYHRMQATFEGIDLLPQTQFVEGLRMIKDEAEIAAIRKACSISDQAFGDALDFIKPGKTEIEIANFLDFRMRELGASGLSFDTILASGINSSKPHAHPMHKPVELGEAITMDFGCLYDHYVSDMTRTIYLGHVSDEQAEIYNTVLKANQALIDQSKAGLGFRDFDKIPRDIIIEAGYGDYFTHGIGHGIGLDIHEEPYFSQTSTETIKAGMALTDEPGIYIEGKYGVRIEDDILITETGCELLTLAPKELIVI from the coding sequence ATGAATAAACGTGTACAAGCATTTCTCGCTAAAATGCAAGAAAAAGAACTAGATGGCATCATCATCAATAACCTTAAAAACGTCTATTATTTGACTGGTTTTTGGGGCTCAAACGGAACAGTCTTCATCAGCCGTGACCGTCAGGTCTTGGTGACAGACTCTCGCTATATCATTGCAGCCAAGCAAGAAACCAGTGGTTTTGAGATTGTGGCTGACCGTGATGAATTGGCTATCATTGCAGGAATTGTCAAGGACATGGGCTTGTCTCGAATTGGTTTTGAGGACGAGATTTCGGTCTCTTATTATCACCGTATGCAGGCAACTTTTGAAGGAATTGACTTACTTCCACAAACTCAGTTTGTTGAAGGTCTTCGTATGATTAAGGATGAAGCGGAGATTGCAGCTATTCGCAAGGCTTGTTCTATCTCAGACCAAGCTTTCGGCGATGCGCTTGACTTTATTAAGCCAGGAAAGACTGAAATTGAGATTGCCAACTTCCTTGACTTCCGCATGCGTGAGTTGGGAGCATCTGGCTTATCTTTTGATACGATTCTAGCTAGTGGTATCAACTCTTCCAAACCCCATGCCCATCCTATGCACAAACCAGTGGAGCTAGGAGAAGCCATTACTATGGACTTCGGTTGCCTTTATGACCACTATGTCAGTGATATGACACGGACTATCTATCTAGGGCATGTTAGCGACGAGCAAGCAGAGATTTACAATACGGTCCTCAAAGCCAACCAAGCTCTGATTGACCAATCTAAGGCTGGCTTAGGTTTCCGTGACTTTGACAAAATTCCTCGAGATATTATCATCGAGGCAGGCTATGGCGACTACTTTACCCACGGTATAGGACACGGTATTGGACTGGATATCCATGAGGAACCATACTTTAGCCAGACTTCTACAGAAACTATTAAGGCAGGTATGGCCTTGACAGATGAACCAGGTATCTATATCGAAGGCAAATATGGCGTTCGTATTGAGGATGATATCCTGATTACAGAGACAGGTTGTGAATTGTTGACCCTAGCTCCAAAAGAGTTGATAGTCATTTAG
- a CDS encoding DNA mismatch repair protein MutL, which yields MSHIIELPEVLANQIAAGEVIERPASVVKELVENAIDAGSSQIIIEIEEAGLKKIQITDNGHGIAHDEVELALRRHATSKIKNQSDLFRIRTLGFRGEALPSIASVSVLTLLTAVDGASHGTKLVARGGEVEEVIPATSPVGTKVCVEDLFFNTPARLKYMKSQQAELSHIIDIVNRLGLAHPEISFSLISDGKEMTRTAGTGQLRQAIAGIYGLASAKKMIEIENSDLDFEISGFVSLPELTRANRNYISLFINGRYIKNFLLNRAILDGYGSKLMVGRFPLAVIHIHIDPYLADVNVHPTKQEVRISKEKELMTLVSEAIANSLKEQTLIPDALENLAKSTVRNREKVEQTILPLKENTLYYEKSELSRPSQAEVADYQVELTEEVQDLTLFAKETLNQLTKPAKLHFAERKPTNYDQLDHPELDLASLDKVYDKLEREESSSFPELEFFGQMHGTYLFAQGRDGLYIIDQHAAQERVKYEEYRESIGNVDQSQQQLLVPYIFEFPADDALRLKERMALLEEVGVFLAEYGENQFILREHPIWMAEEEIESGIYEMCDMLLLTKEVSIKKYRAELAIMMSCKRSIKANHRIDDHSARQLLYQLSQCDNPYNCPHGRPVLVHFTKSDMEKMFRRIQENHTSLRELGKY from the coding sequence ATGTCTCATATTATTGAATTACCAGAGGTGCTGGCAAACCAGATCGCGGCAGGAGAGGTTATCGAACGTCCTGCCAGCGTGGTTAAAGAGTTGGTAGAAAATGCCATTGATGCTGGTTCTAGCCAGATTATCATTGAGATTGAGGAAGCTGGTCTCAAGAAAATTCAGATCACAGATAATGGTCATGGAATTGCCCATGATGAGGTAGAGCTGGCTCTGCGTCGTCATGCGACCAGTAAGATAAAAAATCAGTCAGATCTCTTTCGAATTCGGACACTTGGTTTTCGTGGTGAAGCTCTGCCTTCTATCGCTTCTGTTAGTGTACTGACTCTGTTGACGGCGGTGGATGGTGCAAGTCATGGGACTAAGCTAGTAGCGCGTGGAGGAGAAGTTGAGGAAGTCATCCCAGCGACTAGTCCTGTGGGGACCAAGGTTTGTGTGGAGGACCTCTTTTTCAACACGCCTGCCCGCCTCAAGTATATGAAGAGCCAGCAAGCAGAGTTGTCTCATATCATTGATATCGTCAACCGTCTGGGCTTGGCCCATCCTGAGATTTCTTTTAGTTTGATTAGTGATGGCAAGGAAATGACGCGGACAGCAGGGACTGGTCAACTGCGCCAAGCTATCGCAGGAATTTATGGTTTGGCGAGTGCCAAGAAGATGATTGAAATTGAGAACTCTGACCTAGATTTCGAAATTTCAGGTTTTGTGTCTCTGCCTGAGTTAACTCGGGCTAATCGCAACTATATCAGCCTCTTCATCAATGGCCGTTATATCAAGAACTTCCTGCTTAATCGTGCTATTTTAGATGGTTACGGCAGCAAGCTCATGGTGGGTCGCTTTCCACTGGCTGTCATTCACATCCATATCGACCCTTATCTAGCGGATGTCAATGTGCATCCGACCAAGCAAGAGGTGCGGATTTCTAAGGAAAAAGAACTGATGACGCTGGTTTCAGAAGCTATTGCAAACAGTCTCAAGGAACAAACCTTGATACCAGATGCCTTGGAAAATCTTGCCAAATCGACCGTGCGCAATCGTGAGAAGGTGGAGCAAACTATTCTCCCACTCAAAGAAAATACGCTCTACTATGAGAAAAGTGAGCTGTCAAGACCTAGTCAAGCCGAGGTGGCTGATTATCAGGTAGAATTAACTGAGGAAGTTCAAGACTTGACTTTGTTTGCCAAGGAAACCTTGAACCAATTGACCAAGCCAGCAAAACTGCATTTTGCAGAGAGAAAGCCTACTAATTATGACCAATTAGACCATCCTGAGTTAGATTTAGCTAGTCTGGATAAGGTCTATGACAAGCTAGAACGAGAAGAATCATCAAGCTTCCCAGAGTTGGAATTTTTTGGGCAAATGCATGGAACCTATCTCTTTGCCCAAGGTAGAGATGGACTTTACATCATAGACCAGCACGCGGCGCAGGAACGGGTTAAGTACGAGGAGTACCGTGAAAGCATTGGCAATGTTGACCAGAGCCAGCAGCAACTACTAGTGCCCTATATCTTTGAATTTCCTGCGGATGATGCCCTTCGTCTCAAGGAAAGAATGGCACTTTTGGAGGAAGTTGGGGTCTTTCTAGCAGAGTACGGGGAAAATCAATTTATTCTACGCGAACATCCTATTTGGATGGCAGAAGAAGAGATTGAGTCAGGCATCTATGAAATGTGTGATATGCTACTCTTGACCAAGGAAGTTTCTATCAAGAAATACCGAGCAGAGCTGGCTATCATGATGTCTTGCAAGCGATCTATCAAGGCCAACCATCGTATCGATGATCATTCAGCTAGACAACTCCTCTATCAGCTCTCTCAATGTGACAATCCCTATAACTGTCCCCATGGACGTCCTGTTTTGGTGCATTTTACCAAATCGGATATGGAAAAGATGTTCCGTCGCATTCAGGAAAATCACACCAGTCTCCGTGAGTTGGGGAAATATTAA
- a CDS encoding transcriptional regulator has translation MKKIVLVSLAFLFVLAGCGQKKETGTATKTEKDTLQSALPVIENAEKNTVVTKTLVLPKSGDGSQQTQIIIYKDKTFLSLTIQQKRPVSDELKTYIDQHGVEETQKALLEAEEKDESIIEARKLAGFKLETKLLSATELQTTTSYDFQVLDVKKASQLEYLKNIGLENLLKNEPSKYISDRLANGATEQ, from the coding sequence ATGAAAAAAATTGTTCTTGTTAGTCTAGCTTTCCTTTTTGTCCTGGCTGGTTGTGGACAGAAAAAAGAAACTGGAACAGCTACAAAAACAGAAAAAGATACGCTTCAGTCGGCATTGCCAGTTATTGAAAATGCTGAGAAGAATACAGTTGTCACCAAGACTTTGGTCTTGCCCAAGTCAGGTGATGGTAGCCAGCAAACCCAAATCATTATTTATAAAGACAAAACTTTTTTGAGCTTAACGATTCAACAAAAGCGTCCAGTCTCAGATGAGCTGAAGACTTATATTGACCAACATGGAGTGGAAGAAACTCAAAAAGCTCTTCTCGAGGCGGAAGAGAAAGACGAATCCATCATAGAAGCTCGTAAATTGGCAGGCTTTAAGCTTGAAACCAAATTATTAAGTGCAACAGAACTTCAAACAACGACTAGTTATGATTTTCAAGTTTTGGATGTCAAGAAGGCTTCTCAGTTAGAATATTTGAAGAACATTGGTTTAGAAAATCTCTTGAAGAATGAACCAAGCAAATATATTTCAGACAGATTGGCAAATGGCGCGACAGAACAATAG
- a CDS encoding ArsR family transcriptional regulator: MIKIYTVSSCTSCKKAKTWLNAHQLSYKEQNLGKEGITREELLDILTKTDNGIASIVSSKNRYAKALGVDIEDLSVNEVLNLIMETPRILKSPILVDEKRLQVGYKEDDIRAFLPRSVRNVENAEARLRAAL; this comes from the coding sequence ATGATTAAAATTTATACAGTCTCAAGTTGCACTAGCTGTAAAAAAGCAAAAACCTGGCTCAATGCCCACCAGTTAAGTTATAAAGAACAAAATCTTGGTAAAGAAGGAATTACGAGAGAAGAATTATTGGATATTCTGACAAAAACAGATAACGGAATAGCCAGCATCGTCTCATCTAAAAATCGCTATGCCAAAGCCCTTGGAGTGGATATTGAAGATTTGAGTGTCAATGAAGTCCTCAATCTGATTATGGAAACACCGAGAATTTTAAAGAGCCCAATCCTTGTAGATGAAAAACGCCTACAAGTTGGCTACAAGGAAGACGATATTCGTGCCTTCCTACCACGCTCTGTCCGTAATGTAGAAAATGCAGAAGCACGTTTGCGTGCAGCTCTATAA
- a CDS encoding 3-methyladenine DNA glycosylase (constitutive, catalyzes the hydrolysis of alkylated DNA, releasing 3-methyladenine), which yields MTKRCSWVKVTNPLYIAYHDEEWGQPLHDDLALFELLCMETYQAGLSWETVLNKRQAFREAFHAYQIQAVAEMTDTELEDLLENPAIIRNRAKIFATRVNAQAFLRLQTEYGSFDAYLWSFVEGKTIVNDVPDYRQTPAKTPLSEKLAKDLKKRGFKFTGPVAVLSFLQAAGLVDDHENDCEWKSSN from the coding sequence ATGACAAAACGTTGTTCGTGGGTCAAAGTGACCAATCCGCTCTACATCGCCTATCATGATGAAGAGTGGGGCCAGCCCCTCCATGATGACCTAGCATTGTTTGAGTTGTTGTGTATGGAAACCTATCAAGCGGGCCTGTCTTGGGAAACGGTGCTCAACAAACGCCAAGCTTTCCGAGAAGCCTTTCATGCCTATCAAATTCAAGCTGTCGCAGAGATGACCGACACCGAACTGGAAGACTTGCTGGAGAATCCAGCCATCATCCGAAATAGAGCCAAGATTTTTGCTACACGCGTTAACGCCCAAGCATTTCTACGACTACAGACAGAGTACGGCTCTTTTGATGCCTATCTTTGGTCTTTTGTTGAGGGGAAAACGATCGTTAACGATGTTCCCGATTACCGCCAAACCCCAGCTAAAACACCTTTGTCTGAAAAATTAGCCAAAGATCTCAAAAAACGAGGCTTCAAGTTCACAGGCCCAGTCGCCGTCTTGTCTTTTCTACAGGCTGCAGGCCTAGTTGATGACCACGAGAATGATTGTGAGTGGAAAAGCAGCAATTAG